A genomic region of Trifolium pratense cultivar HEN17-A07 linkage group LG3, ARS_RC_1.1, whole genome shotgun sequence contains the following coding sequences:
- the LOC123917718 gene encoding 60S ribosomal protein L7a-2: MAPKKGVKAPVAASKKKPEKVTNPLFEKRPKQFGIGGALPPKRDLTRFVKWPKTVQIQRKKRILKQRLKVPPALNQFTKTLDKNLATSLFKILLKYRPEDKQEKKERLLKKAQAEAEGKTVETKKPINVKFGLKHVTWLIEQNKAQLVVIAHDVDPIELVVWLPALCRKMEIPYCIVKGKARLGTVVHKKTASVLCLTTVKNEDKMEFSRVLEAIKANFNDKYDEYRKKWGGGIMGSKSQAKTKAKERLIAKEAAQRMT, translated from the exons ATG GCTCCCAAAAAAGGTGTTAAAGCTCCAGTTGCAGCTTCTAAGAAGAAGCCT GAGAAGGTTACAAACCCGCTTTTCGAGAAGCGTCCAAAACAGTTTGGGATCGGTGGTGCATTGCCGCCGAAGAGGGATTTGACGAGATTCGTGAAATGGCCTAAGACTGTTCAGATTCAGAGGAAAAAGAGGATTTTGAAGCAGAGGTTGAAGGTTCCACCAGCTTTGAACCAGTTCACCAAAACCCTTGACAAAAACCTAG CCACAAGCTTGTTCAAGATACTTCTGAAGTACAGGCCTGAGGATAAGCAAGAAAAGAAGGAGAGGCTATTGAAGAAGGCTCAGGCAGAGGCTGAGGGAAAAACAGTTGAAACTAAGAAGCCCATTAATGTGAAATTTGGTCTTAAACATGTTACCTGGCTTATTGAGCAG AACAAAGCCCAGCTTGTTGTGATTGCTCATGATGTGGACCCAATTGAATTGGTTGTCTGGCTTCCAGCATTGTGCAGGAAGATGGAAATTCCATACTGTATTGTCAAGGGCAAGGCCCGTCTTGGAACT GTTGTCCACAAGAAAACCGCATCTGTTTTGTGCTTGACAACTGTTAAAAATGAAGATAAAATGGAGTTCAGCAGGGTCCTTGAGGCGATCAAG GCAAACTTCAACGACAAATATGATGAGTATAGGAAGAAGTGGGGTGGTGGAATCATGGGTTCCAAATCCCAAGCCAAAACCAAGGCGAAGGAAAGGCTCATTGCCAAGGAGGCTGCCCAGAGGATGACCTAG